The nucleotide window GGGAAAATCCAGAGAGCTCAACTTCTATCAAGAAGCCAAAAATACACTGTTGCCTCGCACTATATGTCACATTAGTTCAAATTCCTCATAGTAcgaatttttcttgatttttaaaaTCCAGATGTggttctcgacccccgaacacgatcccgacttaatcccttgagcttttactcagacttcaaagctccaaatcgctcgaattcattccataatatctacatagctcagaatcactcctacaaggcataaaatacaaaataagtacaaaacactAACGATTGAAATTCAAACACCATAAAAGTTCAGTAAATTGGAGTGCAATAAGCggctaaaatacgagattatagcctaccatcagagtacattggatcggttgtaatcatactataccctgcacttcttgtgcagattttggtactggtcccagctGTACGTGAGGTGCATCAACTCGGATTGGCATatttggagactcaaggtagatctgctagcgtccgcagaccttgaagtccccttcctctttCCTTATGTACTGTTCATTTCAttcaaaacagttgtatttatttttgattctatttgtagaacttctagtagctcgtgcacgcgtgactccagatccgggatTGTACTTAGACATTTTTGGTTGTTTTACCTTTTCGCACAATATTTCAGCTTTATTTCAGTTTAAATGGGTTTAATTACTTGAGATATTTAAAATGACAAATGATTTAcactaacgttggcttgcctcgCGAGTGGAATGTTAGGCGTCATCTTGCTCCATCTCCGTCGATGTAGCACCAGCAACAACATCAATAGAAATTCAACAGTGATAAATTTGTATAGTACAACagcatacaaattaaaaataaaatttcgtACAAATTTGATACAAATTGATACATCTAAAacaatatataaactaaaaataaattttatacaactaattatatggtATACAACACAGTTAAATATATttacaacatcatacaacttaaatacaattttcatataaattttatacaatatgtattttatatatattttgtatctgatttgtatatattttgtatgtggtgtattcttcttcctctctaaaattccaatcaaaacttcatctcttaatacaattttgatacgtatcaacaactttatgtaaaaagatagtatttataacttaaatacaaatttcttaaaacgattcatatattatataactatttttcaactttcatacaacattcaaataaaaaaaaatataactacaacataatacaacttaaatatagtatacatacaactttaatacaattatgtaagtatattgtatgtcatgtgttcttcttcttcttcttcttcgatttttcaatctgaaattcggcaaaaatcaagtctaatctttatCAAACACCCTAAAAATTGAGATACAAATTTCAAAacatattctcaattgtttgcaacaacacccaatccaagcaaataatagtttttgaaaacccaaattcgaattcaaagcttcaaaactttttaatggctgtcaatggtagATAATCAAACACCTCATATATTGATTGCCAATTCTAATTCGAACatcaattgtgcaacatgaaagaaaattgttaagttaaaactctatagtaaaacGATTGAAATCATTTGATGAATTCTATTAAAACTCTATACAAtaagaaaacataaaaaataaaaagaacatcAAAGTAAGAAAATTTGGGGAGCAAAACACAGAAGGAGAGATAGAGAGACGGGGAGAGAAGAACAGGTATAAAGGGATGGAAAATTACtgatattccttattcaatttttaatataatgaaatactcatttaaaacttattagtatataattggtaaattgtacgTGACCATATAATTAAGTTAGAAGTTGATAAGAGaggataataaagtttcataaATAGTCCAAAGTTAAAAAGCAACCCTAGTAAAGCTATCGCATCGCATCTAAATGCTCTTTTGACCCTAAAAATATCTATTTGCACCGCAGCCCTACTATATCATGCGCACTCACATCATAATTATTGGTCAAATAGATTGATGTCCTTGTTATAATAAAAAGATTCCTCTCCTACATTTAATAATCACTTGCATTATTAAGTTCAGACAAAATATCTGAAACGAAGATAAAAGTTGACCCTTGACCCACACTTAATAGGTTATTCTGTTACTTCAAAAGTACGAACTGATCAAATCATCCTATCCTAGCTAATCTTAAATAATTTTAGCTACTCCCttgaaaacaaaagaaggaagaaTGAAAGAAAAGTAACAAACACTGCCTTCTATCCACATCAtatattaaacaaaaaaaaacgaaaatttgaagaacaaattaaaattaaacttaagggaaaaaataaaaatagttgcTCATTTTGCAGGTGTCTAAGTGAGAGGAACATCAGGATGACCTTCAGTATCCTTATCTCCTCTTCCATGTTTATATTGTGGGACCACCTGCATAAGGataattaacttaattatctTTAATGACTTATCCAAACACATATCTCTTTTAGAATAATATTCATAGTGGAGTACATAATTATACATGCTGTCATATGGAACTAGACCAACGTAGCAAAGatgtttaatttttaaatatggGGGAGATGGTATATATGAAACTAAAACCAACCTGATCTTGTGAGCAAATGTCAGATGACAATCTTCTACTAGTTTTCTTCTCATCTATTCTGCTTCCGCTGCTCATGTTGATATCTTAGTATTTtgcaacattttaaaaaaaaaaaacaatgatcAGACCAAATGTTCAAAGGCAACACTTTGTATGTCAGCTACACATGTAACACCCGtcaaattttatatttatcttaaaaattcattaaatatatataaattattaatttaaaacttaGTAACTTGACTGTAATTCTaaacttataaactttaaataataaCCCTGCAATCCCTTATGTACATGTACAATGTATCCAACGAAAAGTTGACACATGCATTCGGGTTTCGCGTTTTTCTCTTAGGCCGTCCCAGTTTTGGACAGCGAATCAAAAACGTTGCTGTTAGTACTCTGACAAccaagaaaaatatcttcactattttttttttaattcttaattTTGAGTTAAAGTTCTACTCGCACTGGGCGAAATAGCCTAGTAACCCCCTAAATTTGCACATGCCAGTTTTTAAAGCCGACTAACAAAATCTTACTTCTTTTCATTTTAACATCTCAACTCAAAAAAATGCATATCAATGTACGTCTCCAATATTCTAACATATATGATAAGGTACTTACAAGTAAATAGCTATGATAAATATATACTCCAATCATAAACATTGTTAAAATTTGAGTTTAActtatatataatccaaaaatataagATAATTTTTACACTATCAAGTTCCTAACTAAAAAATAACTACAACTAATCATCGGTAAAAAAAAAGTAAGTGTTGTAGCTTGGAAAATAATAAGGCATGTGGATTAACTGGTAATTAAAATATACttatagtgtaattttttttattatgtcagcatatatataaataaaaataacgCAACTAACCTAATGTCACATTAAACTATAGTAATAATGTAAAAGATCTTTACATAACTTAAatcctttgttttgtttttttttaattatacgTTTATCATTGGTGGAAATGGTCAAGGGAGCCTAGAGAGAGTGTAGTAAATCATCTTTTTAGATCGCATAAAAGCATAGTGATTACCCGTTTTTAATTTGAACGATGCAAGAACCCCAGCTAAGTTGCACTTTatcttatttgtttttttatctTTCTAAAAACAGCACAAAACACAAATTAAGAAGTGGAGAATAATATTTATAATGAGTATATACCTGAAATAGAAAATCTGCGACGTCTTTGGTTAGGTGTATCAAGGGTTGAATCTGTACTGTCAGGCAAATGGCGGTCCAGTGGGAGAAGCAGCTGGCCGGCGTTAACGTTATTACTATTTTCCAACATTCCTCGAACAAACGATGCCTCTATTGAATTCAAGAAATGAACATGTCTTTCATTTGTCCAGTACATACTTCCtttaccatctttcttcttcttctgatccATATATATAAAAACTGATCTACAGCTATACTACTGCTGGATACGAAGATTCCGGCCGGGGTGTTACCGGACGACCAGGTGGTTGGCCTTTTTGGATATTCAGGGCTTTTTATAGGATAATATAATCTGTACAATCTTGTGGGCTAAGAAAAACTTATTTGCATTCAATATTTATATCAAACTAATGAATACTTTTTTGCAtacatattttattattaaacttatttttactttaatttttaactgctaaaattaaattatttcatcTGTGTAAAATAATTGTGCTGATAATTAATTATTTACCATGGTGAGGTGGGGTATACCATATTATACGTATATCGTTGTCAAACATTTAAGCCACTATTACACTTAGGAAAGCTAATATGAAGAGAGTAGAGCAAACATCTACTCTCTTTCGGTACAACATGTTGAGTCTTCCTCACCTTCTTggaaattctttcttttattgagcATACAATGGCAAAAGGGAGCCcaaaattttgtagcaaaataGGAATATCGCACGAGCAGAATTGGTTGGTTACATGTTGCATTCATTTGTAGACATATATATCTCTTTTAATTTGTAGGAAATGAATACGATCTGTTGCTTCATCGTATCAGTTCATATCTAATATATTGTAGAGACAGACCGGGCAATTACCACCGCGACCTTGTTGTCTTTTTACTCTCTCTCTATTCTAAGTAAAGAAGAAAATTAGAAGAAAATGATTTGCACTTTAATTAGTTCCATCGTGAAATTCACTTTCTTTACAAGAAAAttttatttgtgtttttatttatCAAAAGAGAAGTTTCCAtgaattttttctctttttgataCAACTCTTCGCTATTTCTCATTTCTCAACAATACGTAAGTTGGTATGTGAACaaagtttttctttttataatGGATATTACAAATATCTTGTATTTTGACATTTTTACTAAGACTCATATATAGTAGATTAAAGTAAAATACAAAATTGTAATGGACGTAAAacttgattttatatttttcaaacaagGAAGCTttcgttaaaaaaaaaaaaactgtatGTTTCTGAACAAAAAATCTACACACTCATACTTCCGACCTTATCTTTGTTTCTAATACTTGCACCAAGTCAAAGTAGTTGAATAACGAGAATATTATGGTAATTTACAACAAGAGAGTacatatatatttcagaaaaacATGAAGAGCGTGAAGACATTCTAGTAGGGGTGCGAGTGTAACAAAACAACCTTATCGAGTATAAAATATCTGTAGAATAAGACATGCTAGATATTTTGTTAGATGGGTTTCGTCAAAGAATCCCTTGTCGAATGATAAACGTTAAATAAAGAAATACTTTCAGCATCAAAAGTGCAGaacagaaggaaaaaaaaaatatctcCACCATTTATTGTCTTGAGAGATGACGATAGCTCGATGGAAGGTGGAGAGATTGTGTTATCCAGTCGTgctttgtttgatttttttctcTTGTTTGGTATCATTGACAACATGCTGTGTTTTTCTCTTGTCATCATCGGGtgtttatattaaattattaaatacaTTAGATATATTTacatatttctttcttttttttggttaaagGGAAACATTATTGTtggaaaactaattcaaagttgtagtaTGAAACCTTAGTTATTTAAGATttgatttatttaattcatgtctaaatAGAATTTACAGTTAAAATAAATGTAGGAATATAATTTTCTATTTCTAGTTGAAATAAGTTTCATACTATTACAAATAGAAGTATTGATAGCTTATTTTATGCGTGAAGATTTGTGAGAATTGTAAAGAACTTTCAcagatttataataaaatattttctttcaattttattgATAACACTAAGGCATAGAACTATTAGCTACATAGTCACTATCATAGATAGCGAGTACATTCCAAGATTTGCCAACTTATTGCACATAGACACTGGAACTATTCTATAGAGGCTAAACCCTCTTTGTCTGCTTTGATAACACAGACTCTGGGGGAGATGCCATGACAAACAGGTAATCATGACTTGTGGCTTGCTTGGTTCGTTCCTTAGCCAAAATGTGAGCTACTTTATTTTTTTGTCGAAAGCTATGCCGGATAGCTGAACTCCTCAATTAGTACTTGCAAGAGTCAATAACACTTTGATAAGTAGGGTGCTTTTGTTGCAAAAATTCTATAGCATAAATGGAGTCAGTTTATTTGCATATTTCTTTCACTAAACTATGgttaattattgcatttttatctaattaaATCAACCAACCTTGACAAATTAATATAATTTAGTGTAAACATCCGATATGAATAAATTCTCACGTGaaattgaaacacaaacgaaaatACTGCTCTTTCTTTCCCAAAACAGAAAAGCTTATGAAAACTGCACTTTCGCTTtagaaaaaaagtaagaaaaaattaCTCGCCCATACCAAATATTTACACCATATTATATAAAATTTCCATTATTACGTAGTACTAAATTGAAGTGAGAATACTTACTATTTAACCCAAAACACATGCCACGTATCACGATTTGGTACAAACACAGTATATGGATAAGTTAACGTTATCTCCTTTGCTCTGGGAAAAAAATCTACTTTGCTCCAAATGGCCAGTGAATTAGAACATGCAAAGATAAGATATCACACTTCTGGTGTGaattcaaatcaatattaatatttaaaataaaaattgaataTTTTGAATCTACGTACATGAAATAATATAAAGTACATCTTTTATAGTTTATTGTTGTTAATTATatgaaaatatgattttaaaagtgtgaattatcaaataataataatactgtatacggtcaaaaccgggcTTGCCCTTTGTATGGCTAATCGAGACTGGAACATGGTAGGCCAAGGTTCAACCTCGTGTTATATCGAACCATGGTGCAAAGTTAGATCGCCGATCGAGCTCATGACTCCGAGACTGATCAAAATCGAGTTCGGctaagatcgagaccgagcaagataGAGATCGAGCGAGATCGAGGGAAGCTTACCGAGACAAATAATGAAAAACCAAAATATCCGCAATCGGACGAGGATCACGATGAAAATCccggcacgtatcaagaagagcccgattaattagctaatcatgagatttcttacctCATATAGAATTGTATTAAGAGTatgactcccctactatataaagagagtctgatcatttgtaaaagaGATCATTCTTACAcaatacaaagcaatatactGTCATTTTCTAGCTTTCATTATCTTGTTACTCTATTCATAAGTCAGTTGAAACATCTTTTGGTTCAAGGGTGACTGAACTCGAGGGCCAAGATTATTcaatttgtgtggtttgcatttattatttcatcgtcaattttaatattaatttattcTTCTCAATTTGCACTAAGtgatatcacatatccttaaaaccgtgtataaattcaattgttattcgaTTTTAGGATAAACAGTTTGACGTCCACAGTGGGGCTAAGTATAATAGTGGTTACCTGGTACAAACTTTCATGACACAGactattttatacttgttctttgAAATATCTTTGATTACATGACTAAAAAATATCAAACTCTCAGTCAACACCTCTACACGTTGACAATGATTTCGGCCACCACGGCGAAAATGGTAACATAGCACCAGGGAACGAAGTACCCCCGGTTGGCCTCGATGGAGTTCCGGCTGTGGATCTAATCGATGTTAGTTCACATATAGCCATCAACGAAAATTTGGCCGTCGATCCCAAAGGCAACGTCCGTGGCGGTGCCCGAACAGCCGCTCAAAACACACGTGGCGGTGAAGATGGCGGGATCAGCATGCAggtgattttcgaaatgttgcaggctcaacaggtaGCAATTGCCCAGCTCCAAAACCAGAATCACACACCGAGTAGGGTCGAACTCGAGCCATCGCAGGAAGTTATACACAAGGTCGAATCTGTTTCAAGGACATCGAGCGAGAAAAAATCGGAGACCAATCATgcaatcatgaagatgctcgaagaaaTGACAAAGAAAATAGAGTggggggaaaagaagatcgaggaaaatgacaagaaggtggaaacttattAACTCCAAGGTCaatcaaatcccgggggcaccGCCAATATTGAAGGGACTAGATTCCAAAAAGTTTGTACAAAAACCTTTCCCCCTAGTGCGGCTCCTAAgccaatccccaagaagttctgcatgcccgagattcctaagtataatggaacgacTGATCCAAACGAGCACGTCACCTCTTACATGTGTGCtatcaaagggaatgatctagaggacgACGAGATTGAATCTGCCTTGCTAAAAAAATTCGGGGAGACCCTGTCGAAGGGAGCCAcaatatggtaccataatttaccgCCTAAATCTATTTACTGATTTGCTATGCTtacagattctttcgtaaaggcacacgccggggccatcaaggtcgaaaccagaaagtcggaccttttcaaagtaaggcagaaggacaacgagatgctcagagaattcgtgtctcgattccaaatggaacggatgaACTTGCCACTAGTCGctgacgattgggttgttcaagctttcacttaAGGACTCAACATTCGAAGTTCAGtggcttcacggcagttgaagcagaatttgatagaatacccggctgttacttgggccgatgtgcataatcggtatcaatctaagatcagggtcgaggacaaTCAACTTGGGTCTCCTtctgggtccgtttatcctaTCAAACATGTCGATAGAATCAAGAGGGATACTGATCGAGAACCAAGGATGAATAGAAATCGATATCAGCCATATAATGGAGTTCGTAGTAGTAGCGGATCTGGGCGAAACTCTGCacgaaatgaaagaagaaatgatcgaggtcaaagctcacggggactcatgagtaagaaCGGCTTCGATAGATCTATCGGTCCCAAAGAGGCACCACGATTATCGAAGTACAACTTTAATGTTGATGCGGCTGCCATTGTATGGGCTATCGGGCGCACCAAAgaaaccaagtggcctcgacctttGCAAATTGATCCAACACAAAGGGATCCCAACaaaatatgcaagtatcatggcacacatggccacATGATGGAGGATTACCAACAATTGAGGGAAGAAGTAGCTCGGTTGTTCAACAacggtcaccttcgagaatttctgAGTGACCGAACTAAGAATCATTTCAAAAAAAGGGACtccaacaaacaaaacaaacaagacGAGCCCCAGCACGCCATCCATATGATCATCAGAGGGGTCGATGTTCCTGATtgggtccaaccctacaccactacagagtggcaagcgtggtcgatgcagcttttacccgagatggtcgggatcaaatccacagagagctagatttgggaattggattcctatctaaactagaagTGCGTAGTGCttttaattacacttccaatcagaATTTTTtggtttgttacttctaattttatgctaatgagatgctaaattaaactacgaggaaatgcttgtaaggttttctaaatggttaaagaggcactagggaagtaactttctcctaggtgaatacttgacgggttcttAAGCCTAAGGCAATGTTGTTATATTGGGGattgcgatatagccaatgcacgatactactcactctatacctctcggtagcttgagtgactttgtcctaattgactttctcaaaaccaattgaatgtcaaaattgtgcaagcaatataggctcaagttgggtattattatctctagatttaaccctttaattagggctatcaatatCTTGATTACactccaattccttgttggactgattttcctataCTCAAACTCTCTTTATCAAGAAGCGTCCAAGTCAAATAGgtacaaattagtgtttgcaaccactaagtaaacatgaaaaacacaaatcagtccaaatatcaactagccataaacatctaagccttagaacaaaagacccattaaatacccatactagggttgagccacaaccctagctaatgggtctagctactcataataatggaagaaattaGATAAATAGATTAAGAATAACCTATATAATTTGATTACAAACTAAGAAATTGAAGATTCAGTGTTAaactagctacaaattactcaaaataactTAAGACAGCCGTTCACATGCTCTGGATTCTAACTAacgacctaaaaatgtgaaaaaaagtatttatacatggccaaattttctggacaaaaatacccctgacggaGGTACTGCAGTCCGCAAGAAATAGACTGCGGCCATAGTGGAGCTTTTAGCTTCAATTGATCAGTCTCTGAATTTAGccaccgcgggccgcataaaatgcactgCGTCCGCAGTGGCTTCaccgcggtctgcacaaaatggaTCACGGACCGCGCTGGCTTCAATCTTCCAAACCCCCAGGTCTCTGAATCCCCCTCTccacggaccgcataaaatggattgcggccgcgaGAAATCCTCTGCGGACCACAATGCTTGAGCCTCCAAACTCGCACCTCTCTGAACTTATCCACCGGGGGCCGCACTAAATGGTCTGCGACCGCGGTGGGTTTGTTGCTGCTGCAGTTTATTTTATATTGCAACAGTgccttgacttgttcttggtacttatgcaggtttcactcctttttgagctggttttgactacttTTCACCTTTTTGATTAAACCCTacaaacaagcacaacatgtaagcctttgggactatttgtatacattttaaatcaaaactcaagtaaaaatgagtgtaaaatgaactagaatccctagttataacttccccaaacttaagcttttgcttatcctcaagcaaacaaaataagtccCACCTCCTTAagagtaaaaccaagaaaattcagctgacctaaagtgacctcatctagcatcaattgggactaacaattgccctcaattcaaatgaaccattaacaacattcaaccttttaagcaccatggttttattgcgacacaagagcatcaagaattgattCAAcaca belongs to Nicotiana tabacum cultivar K326 chromosome 6, ASM71507v2, whole genome shotgun sequence and includes:
- the LOC107789219 gene encoding uncharacterized protein LOC107789219 isoform X2; translated protein: MDQKKKKDGKGSMYWTNERHVHFLNSIEASFVRGMLENSNNVNAGQLLLPLDRHLPDSTDSTLDTPNQRRRRFSISDINMSSGSRIDEKKTSRRLSSDICSQDQVVPQYKHGRGDKDTED
- the LOC107789219 gene encoding uncharacterized protein LOC107789219 isoform X1; translation: MDQKKKKDGKGSMYWTNERHVHFLNSIEASFVRGMLENSNNVNAGQLLLPLDRHLPDSTDSTLDTPNQRRRRFSISDINMSSGSRIDEKKTSRRLSSDICSQDQVVPQYKHGRGDKDTEGHPDVPLT